A single genomic interval of Lucilia cuprina isolate Lc7/37 chromosome 2, ASM2204524v1, whole genome shotgun sequence harbors:
- the LOC111685398 gene encoding nuclear pore complex protein Nup214 isoform X1: MAQNAPPSQDVQDIQFKLHDKFTIFPESKEVKSLVSLLAVSSAKGLLFAGNPHSKELKVFKLRDIVDGKTSGQELKARVVNLPGEPKVLACSCDGSMLAVNYVLNNTGFLQIYQVDSFLTATPTSLYNLPVAPESNVFALQMLWNPVIPNNIALILTDGSVAMFTLNNGQYDKVTLGKEHQVKAGCWSPKGKQIVFGFAEGKLQQFKPNLQPARAIPCPPGIHPGPFDCIAVHWLSTFQFAAIFLQRGQEMCPSLFIVNAPKAGQPSYINYYDICYSAPGPRIQQLSFNHIAQWNLLLVTSANGVEVGVLGTKDAGDNPNWIQYTLLDEARIEMPLTESKDETYPLGFAFDTASSHQVLVGEKKLPVMPMIHVLSTHGHLVSYNFLNLAPNAVDVCSPPPPLNDVSGQFVPLKQTIAAAAASAPANQTKPQFGENKPPTSGQGFGDMTFSTGSNMVTSTPAIKDKPVPLFGTQPAAAKPTAGFGFSTNTPAASSVTTAPANNKPSTGFGFGSATTTTTSAAQPFSQPFGGAMTTGTPFGGFSGTGFTAKPNEAPKQQPTQTQTSQAANVNKNPEANKPLYTVPATFTPPSVQQTQNNNKMEQKTIQPQTAANKMNLNNGEIDEVVKQMIVIQIEAFEMELKHIGQQSKQLMENIGSPDEIKSYSKQLNDLQEILEQANDHEFEQDVQSLRHSMNESYAMLAECRTKLDLYNNPNLNRLSTVSSTDPTSRRQLAKLQSYVASNQNQLSQLNQLIDAQWSQYQDVVRRNSKNQMHIPCLDGIYQRMSKLKDLLARQRTKMNYIKTKLKQKGLNYKPPSEVDVTSVAVGALTKNQSTMESLADSILSMSLSQVVSQTQAKLSEDKLNAIRDFTRRQQQIAIIKPKRPDRIGLKSEVILETKLETERKQKEMAKKQQQQQQMQQQQYVQQQQIQQQQYVQQQQQQQQQYAAYKQQTNMQKVVSSKPQEQQQNYQTQLQQQLLKPQATISTSQQQQPTLLAKPTASKPNIVSSQPPTFITPTSSTAATLSFGGNSSFVKTSISTSAPKTDETNKPLATSTAFTGFGMTTSQSSLSFNPAKPLHNTAAANESKENQQPTNTPISFSAKVIGGNDAKPFANLGNKTTTQTNALQQPPAQGFAASTSSGFSAFANTKATTQTSNQTKDNTKKPEEAPKQFGFVTASSTATTSTSSATSTAPSTAFGGFGGSTKPATTAAPFSTPLFGSTSSTTTSTPFATLSSSSSFSFNANVSTTAATTASTKSVTTTTTTSAMPAATAVTAKPADIKTTQTAAASTASSVTVTSAATSFSFISPAAGNTTTVTSTKSTAAPNVTITSTGLPEPKPAATATTTSTSAPTPTATADPTDSLFGSLNICKPTAKEAAGDSSKPANIFSVFAAATSTASSGAFSFVSASGAGDGAKSFLGTTSTTGTTASTGFSFVSAASTTPATTANIFGTSATAGTTAAATDTTTTTSTTATAVTSTAAASTNATTTSSFTFATAPAPATASTAGSLFGSLSLSSAATTAGTATTTSAPAAGNIFGGGSSVFGQTSTAGTTSTTTSIFGGGAAAASSAPSLFGSTAPATTTAATPGTGSIFGAAAAATAPAGGSVFGGIPKPDQSVFGTGLFGATAATTKSPAATGGSIFGGGSSTGFGGSTAAGSIFGGCASNAASPFGSTASANTAGSIFGAAAAATKPAEGGSIFGSPTQQTASSGGSLFGKSTFGAPAAPQTAGGIFGGAAAQSPTSGGFGASGGSIFGGSTTANTSASGGSIFGAAAATTAPAFGASPGFGSFSQPSSAPAFGSPSAGGFGAAATTGFGSPQQQGAFAKPVFGGPASFGSPQPAFGAQPTFGGAPTFGSPKGFGSFAATSPTATGFGAAAQASAAPKGNIFETLGSQDSGLSFGNLAHSTQAQQQKPAFGGSSFMNYRS, encoded by the exons atGGCCCAAAATGCACCACCTTCACAAGATGTACag GATATACAATTCAAATTACACGATAAATTCACAATATTTCCCGAGTCAAAAGAAGTGAAAAGTTTGGTTAGTTTATTGGCTGTTTCCTCTGCCAAAGGTCTACTGTTTGCCGGTAATCCACATAGCAAGGAGTTGAAAG tttttaaattaagagaTATAGTTGATGGCAAAACTTCTGGACAGGAATTAAAAGCTCGTGTAGTAAATTTACCGGGTGAACCTAAGGTTTTAGCTTGCAGTTGTGATGGTTCTATGCTGGCggttaattatgttttaaacaatACCGGTTTCTTACAAATCTATCAAGTGGATAGTTTTTTAACTGCGACCCCAACTTCTTTGTATAATCTACCCGTTGCTCCCGAAAGCAATGTTTTCGCTTTACAAATGCTTTGGAACCCGGTAATACCCAATAATATTGCTTTGATTTTAACCGATGGTTCGGTGGCCATGTTTACTTTGAATAATGGTCAATATGATAAAGTTACTTTGGGTAAAGAGCATCAAGTTAAAGCTGGCTGTTGGTCTCCTAAAggtaaacaaattgtttttggttttgcCGAGGGTAAACTGCAACAATTCAAACCCAATTTACAGCCAGCTAGAGCCATCCCTTGTCCTCCCGGTATACATCCGGGACCATTTGATTGTATAGCGGTGCACTGGTTGTCAACATTTCAATTTGCCGCTATTTTCCTGCAACGAGGCCAGGAAATGTGTCCCTCATTGTTCATAGTTAATGCTCCTAAGGCTGGTCAGCCGTCCTATATCAATTACTATGATATTTGCTATAGTGCTCCTGGACCACGCATACAGCAATTGTCTTTTAACCACATAGCCCAATGGAATCTGTTATTGGTTACTTCAGCCAATGGTGTTGAGGTGGGTGTATTGGGCACTAAAGATGCGGGCGATAATCCCAATTGGATACAGTATACTTTACTGGATGAGGCTCGCATAGAAATGCCTTTGACCGAGTCAAAAGATGAAACTTATCCCTTAGGTTTTGCCTTTGATACCGCCTCTTCTCATCAAGTGCTTGTAGGAGAAAAGAAACTACCCGTAATGCCCATGATTCATGTCTTATCGACTCATGGTCATTTGGTTTcctataattttttgaatttggcACCTAATGCTGTAGATGTTTGTTCACCACCTCCCCCGTTAAATGATGTATCGGGACAGTTTGTACCTTTAAAGCAAACTATTGCTGCTGCAGCTGCTTCTGCTCCTGCAAATCAAACTAAGCCTCAGTTTGGAGAAAATAAACCACCAACATCTGGTCAAGGTTTTGGTGATATGACCTTTTCTACTGGTTCCAATATGGTCACCTCAACACCGGCTATA aaGGACAAACCAGTACCTTTATTTGGTACACAACCAGCAGCGGCTAAACCAACAGCAGGTTTTGGCTTCAGTACAAATACTCCAGCAGCTTCATCTGTAACCACAGCACCTGCAAACAATAAACCCTCAACAGGATTTGGTTTTGGATcggcaacaactacaacaacatccGCAGCACAACCATTTTCTCAACCCTTTGGTGGTGCCATGACAACAGGAACACCTTTTGGTGGATTTTCAGGAACAGGTTTTACTGCCAAACCTAATGAAGCTCCCAAACAGCAGCCTACACAAACTCAAACTTCGCAAGCAgcgaatgtaaataaaaatccaGAAGCCAACAAACCCTTGTACACAGTACCGGCCACATTTACACCACCTAGTGTACAGCAgacacaaaataacaacaaaatggaACAGAAGACAATACAGCCCCAAACAGCTGCTAACAAAATGAATTTGAATAATGGAGAAATTGATGAAGTGGTAAAACAAATGATAGTCATACAAATAGAAGCCTTTGAAATGGAACTAAAACATATAGGACAACAATCCAAACAATTAATGGAAAAT ATTGGTTCCCCTGATGAAATCAAATCGTATAGCAAACAATTAAATGATCTACAAGAAATTCTTGAACAGGCCAATGATCATGAATTTGAACAGGATGTACAAAGTTTAAGACATTCCATGAATGAATCCTATGCCATGTTAGCTGAATGTCGCACCAAATTGGATTTATACAATAATCCCAA CTTGAACCGTTTATCTACTGTTTCCTCTACGGATCCCACTAGTCGTCGTCAACTGGCTAAACTACAGTCCTATGTCGCTTCAAATCAAAATCAATTGTCTCAATTGAATCAGTTAATTGATGCACAATGGTCTCAATATCAAGATGTTGTAAGAAGAAATTCCAAGAATCAAATGCATATTCCTTGTTTGGATGGTATTTATCAGCGAATGTCAAAGTTGAAAGATCTATTGGCAAGACAAAGGACAAAAAtgaattatattaaaactaaattaaagcaAAAGGGCTTAAACTATAAGCCGCCCAGTGAGGTGGATGTTACTTCGGTGGCTGTGGGTGCTTTGACGAAAAATCAAAG CACCATGGAATCTTTAGCCGATTCCATTCTATCCATGAGCTTATCACAGGTGGTTTCTCAAACTCAAGCTAAATTGTCGGAAGACAAATTAAATGCCATACGAGATTTCACCAGAAGGCAACAACAAATTGCCATAATCAAACCCAAACGACCAGATCGCATAGGACTGAAATCAGAAGTTATTTTAGAAACTAAATTGGAAACTGAGCGCAAACAAAAGGAAATGGCTaaaaagcagcagcaacaacaacaaatgcaacagcagcaatatgtgcaacaacaacaaattcaacAGCAGCAATAtgtgcaacaacaacagcagcagcaacaacagtatGCAGcttataaacaacaaacaaacatgcAAAAAGTTGTGTCATCCAAACctcaagaacaacaacaaaactatcaAACACAACTACAGCAGCAATTATTAAAACCACAAGCAACTATATCAacatcacaacaacaacaaccaacacTTTTAGCCAAACCAACAGCCTCTAAACCAAACATAGTATCCTCACAACCACCCACATTCATAACGCCCACATCATCAACAGCTGCTACTTTATCTTTTGGTGGCAATAGTTCATTTGTTAAAACATCCATCTCAACATCTGCACCAAAAACTGATGAAACCAACAAACCTTTAGCCACCTCTACAGCTTTTACCGGTTTTGGCATGACCACCTCACAGTCATCTTTGAGCTTTAATCCAGCTAAACCTCTACACAATACTGCTGCGGCCAATGAAAGTAAAGAAAATCAACAACCTACTAATACGCCAATATCATTTTCCGCCAAAGTAATTGGTGGTAATGATGCTAAACCATTTGCAAATTTAGGCAATAAAACGACAACGCAAACTAATGCATTGCAACAACCGCCAGCACAAGGTTTTGCAGCTTCTACTTCTAGTGGGTTTTCAGCATTTGCCAATACAAAAGCCACAACACAAACAAGTAATCAAACAAAAGATAATACTAAAAAGCCAGAAGAAGCTCCTAAACAATTTGGCTTTGTAACAGCTtcttcaacagcaacaacatccaCTTCTTCTGCAACATCAACAGCACCGTCTACTGCTTTTGGTGGTTTTGGAGGCTCTACTAAACCAGCTACCACTGCAGCGCCATTTTCTACACCACTTTTTGGTTCGACTAGCTCAACTACCACTTCTACACCTTTTGCGACTTTATCTTCATCCtcttcattttcttttaatgcCAATGTTTCTACAACAGCAGCAACGACAGCTTCAACAAAATCGGTAACCACTACCACCACAACTTCTGCTATGCCCGCAGCAACTGCTGTTACAGCAAAACCTGCGGATATAAAAACTACTCAAACTGCTGCTGCTTCTACAGCTTCCAGTGTTACAGTAACAAGTGCCGCCACCAG TTTTAGCTTTATAAGCCCAGCAGCTGGCAACACCACCACAGTGACTTCTACCAAATCTACGGCAGCGCCGAACGTTACCATAACATCAACAGGCTTACCGGAACCTAAACCTGCTGCTACGGCTACAACAACTTCAACTAGTGCACCAACTCCTACAGCAACAGCTGATCCTACAGATTCTCTATTTGGTTCGCTTAATATTTGCAAACCAACAGCTAAAGAAGCTGCAGGAGATTCTAGCAAACCAGCTAATATATTCTCCGTATTTGCCGCCGCTACGTCGACTGCATCAAGCGGAGCGTTTTCTTTTGTTTCGGCCAGTGGTGCTGGAGATGGTGCGAAATCATTTTTGGGTACGACAAGTACAACCGGAACAACTGCCAGTACAGGATTTTCATTTGTCTCAGCTGCCAGTACTACACCGGCAACAACAGCGAATATTTTTGGAACATCAGCCACTGCAGGAACAACAGCGGCAGCTACCGACACAACAACCACCACATCAACAACAGCTACAGCTGTAACAAGCACAGCTGCTGCTTCCACTAACGCTACAACAACATCTTCATTTACATTTGCTACAGCACCGGCTCCGGCCACAGCTTCTACTGCTGGTTCATTGTTTGGCTCGCTTTCTCTGTCCTCTGCCGCCACAACTGCAGGTACTGCTACGACCACTTCGGCTCCAGCAGCTGGTAATATATTCGGTGGAGGATCTTCGGTGTTTGGACAAACAAGCACAGCTGGCACTACAAGTACCACAACATCGATATTTGGAGGCGGTGCAGCAGCAGCTTCTTCAGCACCTTCTTTGTTTGGTTCTACAGCTCCTGCCACAACAACCGCCGCTACACCTGGAACAGGTTCCATTTTTGGAGCCGCTGCAGCTGCTACAGCACCAGCGGGTGGTAGCGTCTTTGGAGGCATACCTAAACCAGATCAATCCGTTTTTGGAACTGGTTTATTTGGAGCAACTGCTGCAACAACTAAATCTCCAGCAGCCACAGGAGGCAGTATCTTTGGTGGTGGTTCATCAACAGGATTTGGTGGTTCAACAGCTGCTGGCTCCATTTTTGGTGGTTGTGCTAGTAATGCAGCCAGTCCTTTTGGCTCTACAGCATCAGCAAATACAGCTGGTTCTATATTTGGAGCGGCGGCGGCAGCAACTAAACCTGCCGAAGGTGGTAGTATCTTCGGTTCACCCACACAACAAACGGCCTCTAGTGGTGGTTCACTATttggaaaaagtacttttggaGCACCAGCTGCTCCACAAACAGCTGGAGGTATTTTTGGAGGTGCCGCTGCCCAATCGCCCACTTCGGGAGGTTTTGGCGCTTCAGGAGGTTCCATATTTGGAGGTTCTACTACCGCTAATACTTCAGCATCAGGAGGTTCAATCTTTGGAGCAGCAGCCGCTACAACGGCACCAGCTTTTGGTGCATCACCTGGATTCGGCTCCTTCTCACAGCCATCTTCGGCTCCTGCTTTTGGTTCACCCTCGGCTGGTGGTTTTGGTGCTGCAGCAACCACAGGATTCGGTTCGCCTCAACAGCAAGGTGCTTTTGCCAAACCAGTTTTCGGTGGTCCTGCTTCATTTGGTAGTCCTCAACCAGCTTTTGGTGCCCAACCCACATTCGGAGGAGCTCCAACATTTGGCAGTCCCAAAGGTTTCGGTTCATTTGCAGCAACATCTCCAACAGCCACCGGTTTCGGTGCAGCCGCTCAAGCTTCAGCAGCTCCTAAGGGTAATATTTTCGAAACATTAGGCTCTCAAGACTCGGGTTTGTCATTTGGAAATTTGGCTCATTCTACACAGGCTCAGCAACAGAAACCCGCTTTTGGAGG TTCTTCTTTCATGAACTATCGTtcttaa